ACTCGCGCGGATGAAGGGCGACCTGACCGCCGCACGCCAGTATGAATCGATCGCTTCCACAGCAGACCCTGACCCGCCCTGGCCTGACCCTTACCTGGATCACGTGGTCAGTCTACAAGTGGGGCGGCGCGGCCTGCAACGGCGTGCAGGGGTTTTGGAAAGAGATGGACGTTTCTTTGAAGCCGCCCAATTGTACCTCAAAGCTTTGCAAGATCAGAAGACGGTGGATGCTCTCCTGGGTGCCGCCGTCAATCTGGCCCGCTTGCATCAGCATAGCGAAGCCCTGAAATTGCTCCAGGAAGCTCGGGAATTGGATGCCCGCGATGCCCGCGTGCAATACACCTATGCGTTGGTTCTGTATGCCCATGCGGAAATCGTCCAATCCCACAACCCCGGCCATCCCCAACTGCGCGAATGGTTTCAGGAAGCTGCGCCGAAGCGGCACGCCTGGCGATCGAGCTGAGACCAGATCACGGCCATGCCTGCCTGTTCCGCGGTTTGGCCCTCCTGCAACTGGGACAGGCCCAAGAGGCTATCGCACCTTTACGCCAAGGGTTGGCCATCGAACCGGACAACTTCGAGCTGCATTTGGCCTTGGGGCAGGCCCTTGTCCGGTGCGGGCAATTTGCAGAGGCGGAAAAGGAGTTGCAGACGGCGGCCCAACTCCGCCCGATGGACCCACGGCCTTCCCTGGAGCTGCAACGCTTGCGTCAACGCTGACAGTTGATGCAGGGTGAAGGTGAGCGGGGATTGGAATAGCCCCTTGCTGTGGTTGCGGGCTAGGGGCGTAGTGGGGGGTGGGAACCGACAACAGGCATGCCAAATACCTGACCGGTGAGCATGAGCACAGCGGGATGCCGGACGTCCTCATTAGCCGGCATTGGTGCCCGCCGTTTTGAGGTCTTCCATAGCACGGGCCACGGCCAGGGGCAGGACTTTACGGATGCGGCGTCCGCGGCGAATTTCCGCCCAGTTCTTGAGGATGTACTCCGCCTGGCGGCTACCTGTGCGGGCAAAGTATTGGTGCAGCAAGGGGTGCATCCATTCGTAATCCACGTGGGAGCAATCGATGACTGTCACGCTCTTGCCGTGGAGCTTGGCCGGCACCTCGTTTTTGGGATCGTAAATGAACAGTTCGCCGCCGGTCATCCCGGAGCCGATCTCGTTTTCGACCGGTCCGAGAATGAGAACCCGCCCGCGGGTCATGTATTCGCAGGCATATTTGCCAGCGGCTTCGGCCACGATGGTCGCTCCGCTGTTGCGGATACCCAAGCGATGGCCCGCCCGGCCGCCGATGAAGATGGTGCCGCCCGTGGCACCATAGCCGACGTTGTTCCCGGCCACGCTCTGGATTTCGCCCCCATAGTCGCTGGCAGAATAATCTAGGGTCACTACCACCGTCCCACCGGAAATTCCCTTGGCCACGCCATCCTGGGCAAAGCCTCGCAGCTCCAAATCCAGACCATTGACGCACCAGGCGCCGAAACTTTGTCCGGCTTCCCCCTCAAAGCGCACGCGGATTTTGCGATGATTCGGCATTCCTTCCCGCCCGTAGAGCTGGGCGATTAGACCTGCCACTGTTGCCCCCACACTGCGGTCGGAATTGCGAATGCGGAAAACCAGATCGGCGTTCTGGGCCGTATCGATGGCATCATAAGCGGCATCGAGAATCTTCCGATTCAACCCCAGATCGATCTCCTTGACTCCGCTGGCAGGTGGCGGGTTCTGGGGATACTTCTCTTCTAACCGGCACAAAGCCATGTCCGGTTGTAGGAAGCGGGACAAATCGAGCAAGGCGGCACGGGGATGGCGCGTTTTCAGGTCGGTGCGGGGCACAAGCAGTTCGCACCGGCCGGTGATATCCGACAGTTGCCGGAAGCCCATCGCTGCGAGAATCTGGCGCACTTCTTGGGCCACGGCCAGCAGGTAGGCTTTCGTATGTTCCGGATGACCTTTGAAAATCTCCGGACTGCCTGTGATGCCGGTGGGGCAATTCGGAATGTGGCAACTTTTACAGACGATGCACCCTACGGAGACCATTAAAGCCTGGCCGAAGCTGAACTCGTCAGCGCCGAAGAGGGCGTATTTGATGATGTCGTAGCCGTTTTTGATACCGCCACCGACTCGCAGGCGGACCGTACGGCGCAAGCCATTGACCACCAGAGCCTGATGGGCCTCGGCCAGCCCCATTTCGCTGGGCAACCCAGCGTGTTCCTTGCTGGAGACCATCGCCGCTCCGGTGCCGCCGTCGATGCCGTCAATTTCGATGATGTCCGCACCGGCCTTGGCCACGCCCACGGCGATGGTGCCGATATTCTCCACGGCCACTAGCTTCACCGAGACTAAGACTCCCGGCTTGACGGCCTTCAAATCGTAAATGAGCTGAGCCAAGTCTTCGATGGAGTAGATATCATGATGGGGTGGCGGACTGATCAGGTCCGTGCCGGGCTTGGCGAAGCGGATTTCGGCAATTTCCGTGGTCACTTTCTTGCCCATCAACTGCCCGCCTTCTCCCGGCTTGGCCCCCTGAGCCATTTTGATCTGAATTTCTTCGGCATTGACGAGGTATTCCGCATCGACACCGAAACGGCCGCTCGCCACCTGACGGATTCGGCTACGGAAGCGGCTCCTGCGAATATCGCCACCGAGACAGTAGATTTCGGGATGCGCCAAGCGTTGTTCGCGGACCTTCTCCCAGAACGGTCCCCATGCTCGCTCCGGAATATCATTGCGCCAGCGAGCCTCTCCCCCTTCGCCGCTATTGCTGAAGGTGCCTAGTTCGTTGAGGGCAGCGGCAATCGTCATGTGGGAAGCACCGGTGAGGGCACCGTGGCTCATGGCAGCACCGCGGAAATGGCGGCGGATGATATCCTGTGCTGACTGGACCTCTTCCAGCGGCAGGGGGCGGGGCGCCTGAGCTACCGTGAACAGGTCGCGCAAGACGGTGGGAACCCGTGTATTGATCAACTCGGTGAACTTGGCATATTTGCTTTCGATCCGGTGAAAAACTTGGGGGTCGCACTCTGCCGGAGGGGCAGTATAGGCCATTTCGCCACCCCCAGCGTCCGGTTCCGGATGGGCTTCCTTGACGGCGTCGCGCAAAGCCATGCGCACTTTGGCATTGAAGGCGTGATAGTCCCGGTTGCGACCAAGCACCGTCATCTTTTCGGCTTGTTGCACCCGCCATTGGGCATCTTCCACCAGTTCGGCCAAGCCGATTCCGCCCAATCGGCTGGGAAAATCCCCCAGGAACTCCATCAGTTCGGGACCAAAGCCCACTGCTTCAAATAGCTGTGCCCCGCGATACCCTTCGATGGTGGTGATCCCCATCTTCGAGATCACCTTCTTGATGGTGTCTTCCAGAGCAATGAAGAGGTTCTCCAAAGCCTCGCGCGGCTCAAGACGCAGCTCGTTCTTGGAATCGGGGTCCTTAAAGATCAAGCCATCCTTGACCAACCGGAGCATGAGATATGGATGGACCGCATCGGCTCCGAAAGCGACCAAGCAGCAAACGTCATGCCCTTCCTGAATGTCACCTGCTTGGACGATCAGGCTACAGCGCTGCCGCAATCCTTGGCGGCAGAGGTATTGATGGACAGCTCCCAGGGCCAGCAAAGAAGGAATGGGGTAGATGCCGCGTTTGCAGGCTTCCTTGTCGGAGATGCAAAGCACGTGGTAGCCGTCATGGATGGCCTTCTCAGCGGAGCTTTGTAACGCGATCAGACTGGCGCGGAGGGCTTCGACGCCGCCGGACAAGGGGAAGGTGGCATCCAACAACTTGAACCCCAGCACCTCGTTCTGCCGGATTTCTTCGATGATGGCGTCGGAGATCACCGGCGAAGACAACTCCATCTGGCGGATAGGGAGTTCGTCGCCATTAGCCCCCTGACCGCCGCAACGGGGAGCACGTCCAATGTAGGTCGTCAGCGACATGGCTCCGCCTTCGCGATATGGGTCGATCGGGGGATTGGTCACTTCCGCAAAAGTTTGCTGTAAATACTTGAACAAGGTCGGATGGTGCTGGCTGAAGATAGTCAACACGCGGTCATGGCCCATAGAGCTGAGCGGCTCCTTTTTGAGCTTGGCCATTTCTTTGACGAAGACGGCCCGATCGAAGTCCCAACCCGCCGCTTGCAGCAGATGATCTAACGTCCAGTTGCGGTCAGCCAAGGCGGCCTCAATCAGGTCCTCCGTTTGCCGGGTGTAGTCAAAGCCTTCCGGAATGATAATCTGGCGGCGGTTGAGTTCGTGCAGATCGCCCAACTCGGCTTTCGCCTCGGCGACGACCCGCGCAAGGATTTGGTGGCTATCTAGGCGTTCTCCGCTGGTAGTATCCAGGGCAATCATCTGTCCTGGCTGCAATTGGCCACTGGCGACGATGGTGGTGGGATCGAGGCCGAACACCCCCGATTCGCTCCCGATGTACAACCAGCCGCGGCGATCGGAACACCAGCGGACAGGTCGCAGTCCCATCCGATCCACAAGGCCGACCAGGATACGGCCATCGGTGCCGATGATTCCTGCGGGTCCGTCCCAAGCCGCCAGGGAACCCAAGGTTCGCCGATAGTAGGTGAACAGATCAAAAGCATCTGGTCCCCAAACGTCAGCCTCTGTGTCCCAAACGGGCGGAATAGACACGCGGAGCGCCCGTAGCAAGCTCCAGTTTTGCTCCAATACCAGGTATTCCAGCCATTCGTCGAGACTGGCGGAGTCGCTCATTTTCGGCGAGAGCAACTCCCCCCCTGGAATGGGAGGTTGTAAACTGCGGGCGAAGGCAGAAACAGCATTGCGATTGGTGCGGATTGTGTTGATTTCCCCGTTGTGACAGGTCATGCGAAAAGGTTGAGCCAGCGTCCAATTCGGGAACGTATTGGTGCTGTAACGCCGGTGGAAGATGGCAATACCAGTTTCAAAGTTCGGTTGGGTTAGGTCCGGGTAGTACTCGGCCAATTGGGGGCTTCGAAGTAGTCCTTTGTAACTGATCAGGCGGGTGGAAAAGGAAGGGATGTAGACCTGAAGCCCCTCCTCGGCCAAGCGGGCACGCAAAGCCAAACGGGCGCGATAGAGCCGGCGCTCAGCCTCGGCCTCGTGGGGGACGTTGACCCGATACAGCCATTGCTCAATGCTCGCCGGCCGCGTCGAGCGGGCACGTGCCGAGAGCACATCGTCACACGTGGGAACGGGCCGAACGCCTAAAAGCGGAAAGCTCTCAGCCGGGATGCATTCGCGGATCAACTGCCGGACGCGATCCTGGCGAACCGGGTCGCTTTCCATCAGAAAGATCACGCCGACAGCTAAGAGATCTTCCGGCTTGAGATAACGCGCGCCATCCAAGCGAAGCCGACGGGCTTCCTCCTTGAAAAACGCTTGCGGAATGACAGCAGTTAGACCTGCTCCATCTCCCGTGTCTCCGCAGACACCGCCCCGGTGCTCCATGCAGGCCAATGCCGTCAGGGCCTTGCGGACCACCTCGTGGCTCGGCTTACCATCTTTGGCAGCCACTCCGCCAATCCCGCAGGCATCCCGACCCACTTCATCGGTGTACAGCAAATGGCCCTCACGTACACGCTGCCAACCATAGGCATCCACGGAGATCGCCTCCTCAGAAAAACCCTGCCGTCGCGACGTTCTGTCTCGCAACTCCGGACGGAACACCAACACATCGAATAGTCTAGTGTATTCCGGCCCCGACTCGGCTGGCAATCAATACTTGGGTATTTCCGATGAAGTGCCCCTCATAACCGCTCAGGATTTTAGCGGCTGTAATCAACAAAAAACCTCATCGTGGGGGAAGAACCAGGCAAAATGGAAGACTCTCTATTTGACCCGAGCCAAGCCAAGGAAACACTCCCGCCTCGCTGAACGTGATCAGTCTTCCAATGCTCGCACTACCTTGACCAGAACCCTACCTCAGTCACACCCCAGCTAGCAACCCCTTACTGAGCAAAGGGATGAGAAATTTCACTGCCATCTTGAATGTTTCGGAGACATCGGGTACAACAAATAGCACTCGGTGACCGGTAACTAGCAACTGGGGCTGGATGTTCCGACAACAGGAAGTGAGGACTTCCTGTGACATATGGGGGATGATTCACGCAGGCCGTCACTGGAGTTTTTCACTGTACGCCATCCCCACTAGAGCCCAAAGCCAGTTCCGGTAACAGCCGACTCGCAGAGTCAATGGTGTTGTCCCCATCTAACCCTTTTTCCAGAAAGGAACCTCCGCCATGATGGACTTCCTCAGCCGAACCGAAGTCATGATCGGTATGGTTATCGCATTGGTCGTTCTCATCGGCGTGATGATCTTCCTGCGCATGAAACCCCGTGATGACGACTAAGGCTTCGGTCGGATTCCGCCACATTCCCTTTCATCACAGGGAGATACTGACACTCCCGCGAAAAAGGTGCTTTCGGCTTCCAGTCGTGGTGGAATAGACCTTATCACGGCTGGAGGAGTGGTAGTTTTTGGTATTGGCCGGTCTAGCCGATCGTCACGAACACGGAAAAAACCACCCAAACTCTGGACCTGGATAATGTGCAGACTTCCGCCGAAGGAAGCGCGGGGAATTCCGTGGAAATGCAGAGTTCACCTCTGGGCAGGCCGCTGATTGGAGCAAGGAGAAAAAATTTTTAGAGATAGAGACTGCCGTATTTGTATCGGATTGCAGAGGGTGCAACCAAATTCTCTGGGAGTTCCCTGCCGGGCAGCTCTGCTAGTCTGGGGAAACACCTCGCGGGTTCAGCCCCCACCCCCAGAAAATCTGGTTACACCCGGTTGCAGATAGAAGTTAGTATCGAGTTGCAGATAGAACAGTTTGGAGGATAGATTTCGCCTGTTCCTCGTTGAGGTCTCCCAAGGTGGGGAAGTGCCACGGGGGGGCTAGGTGTTTCAAGCGTCGATAAACTACCACTGTGGCGGCATCCTTGTCCTGGACGCCCCAAGCTGTGAGGTTTTTGGAAGTGAGGGGAGCTAAACCCACGGGAATGTTGGCGATTTTCATCGCCTGAATCCAATCCTTGATTTCTTGCACGTAGCGATCGCGGTTTTCGTCATCCGGGTATTCCTTATCCGCCGTCACAGCGATTTCCGTGCCACTGTCGTCCGTGAATTTGACCGCTTTCTCCCCCGCTTCAGTCCGCAGGAAGAGAATCAGACCATTCAATTTATCAGCGCGGTACTTAGGCATGACAGCATCGAGATCACGGATCAGCTTGCCCACCGGGGTGTCCGCGGTGATCTGTTTGGGATCCGCTCGTAGGAAGAGGATGAATACCGGAGACAAGCCGTATTCACAAACGTAGCAATGAATTTTCCCCGATCGATCACGCGGATCCCGTTGCATTTTGCCGTCTACGGTTTGCGGGGGGAATCGCCCGTCTTGGACGATGAAAGCTCGGAGAGTAGATGGGACCATTTGGGCAGAGGCGGGGGGTGTTTTGGGCTGCGTCCGGCCATCGGGATGGAAAGCTAAAAAAGTCAATCCGCTAAGAACACCACAGATGACGGCAATCCCGCGCATAGTCGTCTCCGGTTATAATGGAGTCTGAAGTGGGACTCCCGATACTACGGCTTATAGATGGGGTCGCCGAATATAGATCCCAGTGATGGGCGGATCCCATTAAAGACCCCGTGGCAGACGATCCCCTTTGCTTTCACATTGGCAGTTGCCGTTGTGGGTGTCAAGGGAAACTAGGATTTGCCGGCTCGCTGCGGGGAAGTCGGGACGTGGCAGGACCGTCAGGTTGAGTCCGATCCTACCCAAAGGAGGAGGGGAGTTGATGCCTTTGCGAGACGATCAGTCCGTCCAGAAGCCGGCTGTGCGCGATAGTTGAGTTTTGAGTCGGCTGACGCTGTGAGAAGTGATAGCATCTATTAGACTACTTTCAGGTTATCCGAATCCATCTTGTAATCCGCACTGATCGAGGTTACCAGACATGGCAGTACAAGTCGTCTGTCCCGATTGCCAGGCTCGATTGCGATTGAGTGAGCCGCCGGAAGCGGGCATGGAAATTGGATGCCCACGTTGTGGCGGGAGTTTCACTTGGTCGGGTGAAAGAAGGGTTCGTTCGGCGGAGGAGGACGGAACAGGCCGTGGGCGTAGCTCCCGCGATGGAGCAGCGTCGGGCGCTGCTACGGCAACCCGACCCAAAAAGAAGGACAAGCCGCGTAAGATCAAACTGAAAAAGCGTAAAACCAACCCTGCCTTGCTCTGGGGGGCAGTCGGGGGCGGTTTGGTATTCGTTCTCGTCCTGGCCGGCTTGCTTTACTGGTTTTTCAGCCGCAAGAGTGTCGCCCAAGAAATGATCGCTTATCTTCCGGCGGCTTGCGATGAAATCAGCGGCATCAATGTCGGGCACCTGAGCCGTTATCCCAAGTTCTATGAGGCCTGCGAACAGGTTATGACGAATTACGGCTTCCGCAAGGCGATGGAGGCCTTTGCGAAGGTGACGGGACAAAAGGCAACCGACGTCGTGGACTATGTGGTCCAAGGCTACGGCAAGCAAGGGGGCCGAACATTGGAGGCGACGGTGCTCCGGACGAAAGCGGAATTCGATGTCGGACTACTGGCCAAGATGCCCGGAGCCCAGAAGTACACTGCCGAAGGAGTCGATTATTACACGATCCAAGATCCCGGTCTGCGCTATCCGGGAATTCGAGTGTTTGCCCCGACCAATCGGCTCGTTGTGTTCACCCGCGGCGACATGGGTGAAGACGTTTTTCGGGCCATGATCCAAGGACACAAAGGGAGTGAGGCAAATACAGCGTTTAGACGGGGTGGTCCACTGGCTCAGCAAACGGTGAGAGGCACAGTCTGGCGCTTTGTGCTCTACGACAGCGGTGTCATTGCCCGGATGCAACCGCCGCCGAAACGGGATGGCGCCGCCATCGGCGGAACCAATGACGAAGACGACCTCAAGCGGGAGATCGCTGAGATACTCAGCGGAGCAAAAGGTTACGGGATCAAAGCCAGCGTCGGTTCGCGAGATGTGCGGGGGGAATGGCTGGTTTGGTATAACGACAGCGAAAAGGCCGTCCAATTACGGGATAAATGGCGGAATCTAGGCTGGGTGCGAGACGATGAGCAAAGCCCGCCGCGCTGGTGGAAGGCCTTGGCCAACAAGTCAGGGGGCGGCAACACAGCACCGAATGTGCTCAAAGATAATCTTTCCTTCCGGGCTAGTTCCGGAGTGTTTATTGTACGCTCGGCGATGGAAGTGAAACTTTTGCAGAATGGCATCGGTTCGCTTGTGAGCACATTCACCGGGGAAGGGAGCGGTGGCTTCATGCCGCCTGGTATGCCGGGAGGAGGGATGCCTCCTGGGGGTATTCCGCCGGGGGGAGCCGGCGGTCCCGGCGGGCGACGGCGCCGCCACCTGCGGACTGGCAGCCCACAGCAGCGGATAACAACCTGTTAGGCGACGCCCGTGGATGAGAGGCATTCTGGCCTTCTCTGCGAAGCGGTGACTACAATGCGGTTGTGAGCGATATCCGAATTGTGCCCGGCCCGGCTGGTCCCGCCGATTGGCCGCCCCCGGAAGCCTGCCGTCAGCCCATCGCCCTCCTGATCAGCGGTGGGATCGACAGTGCGGTCATGCTGGCGGATGCCGCCCGGCGCTTCCCGCGCGTCTATCCTTTGTACATTCGCACGGGACTGATTTGGGAAGAGGCCGAATTGGCCCATCTCCGCCGCTACTTGCAAGCCATAGAGTCCCTGCAAACTATTCAGCCGCTTGTGATTCTGGACCAGCCGGTGGGCGATCTTTATGGCGATCATTGGAGTCGTAGCGGTCAAGGAGTCCCGGCGGCAGGGACGCCCGATGAGGACGTGTACCTTCCGGGCCGCAATGTGTTACTGCTATCCAAGGCCTTGCTTTGGTGCCATCTGCACCACGTGTCCCTGTTGGCTTTGGCTCCGCTGGCCGCCAATCCTTTCCCGGACGCCACCCCGGCCTTTTTTGCTGCCATGGCGGCTGTGGTGGGTCAAGCCGTCCGCGACCGCTTCACGATTGTGCGGCCCTATGCCCATTGGCACAAGCCCGAGGTGATCCGCCTGGGACAGGAACTCCCCTTGCATCTGACCTTTTCATGCATTCAGCCGGTGGCGAATGGGCGTCACTGCGGTCGCTGTAGCAAGTGCTACGAACGAGCTGTTGCCTTCCGCGCCGCAAGGCTGCCGGATCCCACAGACTATGACCAGCCGGTTCTCTTGCCCCCGGATGGAGAGTGTGGTCATGTTTCGCGTCAGCCGTGAAATCCATTTTTGCTATGGCCACCGGCTGCTCCATTATGCCGGCAAGTGCCGCCATCTACATGGCCACAATGGCAAAGCGGTTATTACCTTGGAAACCCGCGATCTCGATGCCCGGGGCATGGTCGTGGATTTCACTGACATCAAACAGATGCTCGGACGGTGGATCGACGAAACCCTCGATCATAAGATGCTCCTGCACCGGGACGATCCGATCATTCCGGAATTGCGACGGCTGGGGGAACCTTTTATCACTTTGGAATGCAACCCCACCGCGGAGAACATCGCCCGCCTGATTTATGAACAAGCCCGCGCTTTCGGACTGCCCGTCGTCGAAGTCACACTGTGGGAGACCGAATCCTCCTATGCCACCTACCGTCCACCGGCGGGTGGTGATAAGTGTTAAGGCTTGCCGCGCTAGGATGCCGTTTCCTGAACTGATCCCCGGATCGACATCGGCCCCCCGTACTCGCCCGGATCGCTGGCCTAGACTGTTGACAATATGGCGATTCTGCCTTAGGCTCGCTAACACCGCCGTTTAGCCGGAAGATATGGGTGCCTGATACCCTGCCATCAGCCCAGCAGGTACTGCCGTAACACACAGACCGGCTAGCGTATTCCAAGGATTCCACCCGCCGGACCAAACAATCGGAGGCTCCTCATGACGGCATCTCTATCCCGACGCCAAATGCTAGCAGCGGTTGTGACACCGGTACTGCTTCCTCCGTCACGAGTGCCGGCATCGGAACAGGTACCAAAAGATGCTCAAGCGGCAGACCTCCTCCGGCTATTCCAGGGCATGATTCGCTCTCCGGATTATCGCCATGGCCCCCTCAAGACGCTCAACGATGAGTTTCCCTTTTTCGTCCCGCGGGATCGTGAAAGTTGGGAAACCCGCCGGCGTCAACTCCGGGAGCAATTGCTCGTGGCACTGGGATTGTGGCCGATGCCGGAAAAGCCGCCTCTGCATCCGGTGATCCACGGCCGGATTGTCCGCAAAGGTTACACCATCGAAAAGGTTTATTTCGCTTCCTGGCCCGGCCATTACGTCTGTGGGAACTTGTATCGCCCGCAGCCCAAGGGAGAAGGAGTGGCAGGGAACAAGGGAGAGGTTCGGTACCCTGGCGTGCTCTTTGCCCATGGGCACTGGGCCAATGGCCGCTTTCACGATGCTGGAGAGAAGGCAGGCCGCGCGAGTGTAGCCTCTGGCGGGGAGCCAGACCTGGAACGTGGCCGCTTCTTCATGCAAGCACTGCCGGCCACACTGGCTCGACTCGGTTTTGTCGTTTTCCATTACGACATGGTCGGCTATGCGGACAGCACCGCGATTGCCCACACTCAAGGCTT
This portion of the Thermogemmata fonticola genome encodes:
- a CDS encoding 6-pyruvoyl trahydropterin synthase family protein: MFRVSREIHFCYGHRLLHYAGKCRHLHGHNGKAVITLETRDLDARGMVVDFTDIKQMLGRWIDETLDHKMLLHRDDPIIPELRRLGEPFITLECNPTAENIARLIYEQARAFGLPVVEVTLWETESSYATYRPPAGGDKC
- a CDS encoding glutamate synthase-related protein: MDAYGWQRVREGHLLYTDEVGRDACGIGGVAAKDGKPSHEVVRKALTALACMEHRGGVCGDTGDGAGLTAVIPQAFFKEEARRLRLDGARYLKPEDLLAVGVIFLMESDPVRQDRVRQLIRECIPAESFPLLGVRPVPTCDDVLSARARSTRPASIEQWLYRVNVPHEAEAERRLYRARLALRARLAEEGLQVYIPSFSTRLISYKGLLRSPQLAEYYPDLTQPNFETGIAIFHRRYSTNTFPNWTLAQPFRMTCHNGEINTIRTNRNAVSAFARSLQPPIPGGELLSPKMSDSASLDEWLEYLVLEQNWSLLRALRVSIPPVWDTEADVWGPDAFDLFTYYRRTLGSLAAWDGPAGIIGTDGRILVGLVDRMGLRPVRWCSDRRGWLYIGSESGVFGLDPTTIVASGQLQPGQMIALDTTSGERLDSHQILARVVAEAKAELGDLHELNRRQIIIPEGFDYTRQTEDLIEAALADRNWTLDHLLQAAGWDFDRAVFVKEMAKLKKEPLSSMGHDRVLTIFSQHHPTLFKYLQQTFAEVTNPPIDPYREGGAMSLTTYIGRAPRCGGQGANGDELPIRQMELSSPVISDAIIEEIRQNEVLGFKLLDATFPLSGGVEALRASLIALQSSAEKAIHDGYHVLCISDKEACKRGIYPIPSLLALGAVHQYLCRQGLRQRCSLIVQAGDIQEGHDVCCLVAFGADAVHPYLMLRLVKDGLIFKDPDSKNELRLEPREALENLFIALEDTIKKVISKMGITTIEGYRGAQLFEAVGFGPELMEFLGDFPSRLGGIGLAELVEDAQWRVQQAEKMTVLGRNRDYHAFNAKVRMALRDAVKEAHPEPDAGGGEMAYTAPPAECDPQVFHRIESKYAKFTELINTRVPTVLRDLFTVAQAPRPLPLEEVQSAQDIIRRHFRGAAMSHGALTGASHMTIAAALNELGTFSNSGEGGEARWRNDIPERAWGPFWEKVREQRLAHPEIYCLGGDIRRSRFRSRIRQVASGRFGVDAEYLVNAEEIQIKMAQGAKPGEGGQLMGKKVTTEIAEIRFAKPGTDLISPPPHHDIYSIEDLAQLIYDLKAVKPGVLVSVKLVAVENIGTIAVGVAKAGADIIEIDGIDGGTGAAMVSSKEHAGLPSEMGLAEAHQALVVNGLRRTVRLRVGGGIKNGYDIIKYALFGADEFSFGQALMVSVGCIVCKSCHIPNCPTGITGSPEIFKGHPEHTKAYLLAVAQEVRQILAAMGFRQLSDITGRCELLVPRTDLKTRHPRAALLDLSRFLQPDMALCRLEEKYPQNPPPASGVKEIDLGLNRKILDAAYDAIDTAQNADLVFRIRNSDRSVGATVAGLIAQLYGREGMPNHRKIRVRFEGEAGQSFGAWCVNGLDLELRGFAQDGVAKGISGGTVVVTLDYSASDYGGEIQSVAGNNVGYGATGGTIFIGGRAGHRLGIRNSGATIVAEAAGKYACEYMTRGRVLILGPVENEIGSGMTGGELFIYDPKNEVPAKLHGKSVTVIDCSHVDYEWMHPLLHQYFARTGSRQAEYILKNWAEIRRGRRIRKVLPLAVARAMEDLKTAGTNAG
- a CDS encoding tetratricopeptide repeat protein; translated protein: MVSGSCAEAARLAIELRPDHGHACLFRGLALLQLGQAQEAIAPLRQGLAIEPDNFELHLALGQALVRCGQFAEAEKELQTAAQLRPMDPRPSLELQRLRQR
- a CDS encoding 7-cyano-7-deazaguanine synthase gives rise to the protein MSDIRIVPGPAGPADWPPPEACRQPIALLISGGIDSAVMLADAARRFPRVYPLYIRTGLIWEEAELAHLRRYLQAIESLQTIQPLVILDQPVGDLYGDHWSRSGQGVPAAGTPDEDVYLPGRNVLLLSKALLWCHLHHVSLLALAPLAANPFPDATPAFFAAMAAVVGQAVRDRFTIVRPYAHWHKPEVIRLGQELPLHLTFSCIQPVANGRHCGRCSKCYERAVAFRAARLPDPTDYDQPVLLPPDGECGHVSRQP
- a CDS encoding zinc ribbon domain-containing protein; translated protein: MAVQVVCPDCQARLRLSEPPEAGMEIGCPRCGGSFTWSGERRVRSAEEDGTGRGRSSRDGAASGAATATRPKKKDKPRKIKLKKRKTNPALLWGAVGGGLVFVLVLAGLLYWFFSRKSVAQEMIAYLPAACDEISGINVGHLSRYPKFYEACEQVMTNYGFRKAMEAFAKVTGQKATDVVDYVVQGYGKQGGRTLEATVLRTKAEFDVGLLAKMPGAQKYTAEGVDYYTIQDPGLRYPGIRVFAPTNRLVVFTRGDMGEDVFRAMIQGHKGSEANTAFRRGGPLAQQTVRGTVWRFVLYDSGVIARMQPPPKRDGAAIGGTNDEDDLKREIAEILSGAKGYGIKASVGSRDVRGEWLVWYNDSEKAVQLRDKWRNLGWVRDDEQSPPRWWKALANKSGGGNTAPNVLKDNLSFRASSGVFIVRSAMEVKLLQNGIGSLVSTFTGEGSGGFMPPGMPGGGMPPGGIPPGGAGGPGGRRRRHLRTGSPQQRITTC